A region of Paenibacillus sp. JNUCC-31 DNA encodes the following proteins:
- the ypeB gene encoding germination protein YpeB: protein MYKRLSSVMFPIFAVLLIGALVWGYQENQEKNAILIKAENQYQRAFHDLSFHMDKLHSEIGNTLAVHATSQGMHRKGLMNVWRLTSEAQNEINQLPLTMLPFNETEEFLSRISNFAYQASMRDLTNEPLSEKEMGNLKKLYQNSSEITKNLQDVQQKVITDRLRWMDAESAMATEQQTMDNSIVDGFRTVNKKVQEYPELDWGPSVSSIYAKRSVKKLDGLPMTKEQIQTKAAKFSDAEHGKIQVQENGKGTDWESYTATVDRSKDSKLMMDFTRNGGLLISYSDTRPIGTKKVTRKDAMAKADQFLSNKGYKDMKAVNYDEFGNLGNLTYVRKQGDTLIYPEKMSVRVGLDNGDVTGFQASDFVYEHQKKREIPKAALTVEQARKKLNPEFKESYARKSLIKNDYSKEVLCYEFGGRINGTKYRIYINADTGVEEAVEEIKPVNETK, encoded by the coding sequence ATGTATAAACGTTTAAGTTCAGTTATGTTTCCGATATTTGCAGTTCTGCTGATCGGTGCTCTCGTATGGGGATACCAAGAGAACCAGGAGAAAAATGCAATTCTGATCAAAGCAGAGAATCAGTATCAGCGTGCTTTTCACGATTTATCTTTTCATATGGACAAATTGCATTCGGAGATTGGGAATACATTGGCTGTTCATGCTACGTCCCAGGGAATGCATCGCAAAGGTCTGATGAACGTGTGGCGACTTACCAGTGAAGCGCAAAATGAGATTAATCAATTGCCGCTTACGATGCTGCCATTCAATGAAACGGAGGAATTTCTCTCCCGTATTTCAAACTTTGCTTATCAGGCGTCCATGCGTGATCTGACAAATGAACCTTTAAGTGAAAAAGAAATGGGCAACCTGAAGAAACTGTATCAGAATTCGTCCGAGATTACCAAGAATCTGCAGGATGTACAGCAGAAGGTTATTACCGATCGCTTACGCTGGATGGATGCCGAGTCAGCAATGGCAACGGAACAACAAACGATGGACAATAGCATCGTGGACGGGTTCCGTACGGTGAACAAAAAGGTTCAGGAATACCCTGAGCTTGATTGGGGTCCTTCAGTCTCCAGCATTTATGCCAAACGTTCGGTGAAAAAGCTGGATGGTTTACCGATGACCAAAGAGCAGATCCAAACTAAAGCTGCCAAGTTTTCTGATGCCGAACACGGTAAGATTCAAGTACAGGAAAATGGTAAAGGTACAGATTGGGAATCGTATACAGCCACGGTTGATCGATCCAAAGACAGTAAATTAATGATGGACTTCACACGTAATGGCGGTTTGCTCATCTCTTACAGTGACACACGTCCGATCGGGACAAAGAAAGTAACACGTAAGGATGCCATGGCAAAAGCGGATCAATTCCTTTCCAATAAAGGTTACAAAGATATGAAGGCGGTCAATTATGATGAGTTTGGAAATCTCGGTAACCTGACCTATGTGCGCAAACAAGGCGATACATTGATTTATCCGGAAAAAATGTCTGTTCGAGTGGGGCTGGATAACGGGGATGTTACCGGTTTCCAGGCAAGTGACTTCGTATATGAGCATCAGAAGAAACGGGAGATTCCCAAAGCGGCTCTCACCGTCGAACAAGCCCGCAAAAAGCTGAATCCCGAATTCAAGGAGAGCTATGCTCGTAAGTCACTCATTAAGAATGATTACAGCAAAGAAGTTCTTTGTTACGAATTCGGCGGACGCATTAACGGCACGAAGTATAGAATTTACATCAACGCCGATACAGGTGTGGAAGAAGCAGTTGAGGAAATCAAACCGGTGAATGAGACCAAATAA
- the prsW gene encoding glutamic-type intramembrane protease PrsW: MLLFSVLAAAVAPGLALLTYFYLKDRYDSEPLHMVFRVFLMGILMVLPVMIIQRGMMIWLGDNPYVEAILISGGVEEFVKWFVIYHIIYNHTEFDEPYDGILYSVAVSLGFATVENVLYAFAGNASVSAMFIRALLPVSGHAMFAVIMGYYMGRAKFTDGKKKRWFLMLSLVLPFFWHALYDVIMNTMVNHWLWFIAPLMAGLWYGAIGKITRANNRSPFRFVKREEEIKL, from the coding sequence GTGCTTTTGTTTTCGGTTTTAGCGGCAGCAGTAGCTCCGGGTCTCGCCTTGTTAACATACTTTTATCTGAAAGACCGTTATGACTCCGAACCTCTTCACATGGTATTTCGAGTTTTTTTGATGGGGATTCTGATGGTACTGCCTGTCATGATTATTCAACGGGGTATGATGATCTGGCTTGGAGATAATCCTTATGTTGAAGCCATCCTGATTTCGGGTGGGGTCGAAGAGTTCGTTAAATGGTTTGTGATATATCATATTATCTATAACCACACTGAGTTCGACGAACCTTACGATGGGATTTTGTACTCCGTTGCGGTTTCACTTGGATTTGCTACAGTAGAGAATGTGTTGTATGCCTTTGCGGGGAATGCTTCCGTCTCAGCCATGTTCATTCGTGCATTACTTCCTGTATCGGGTCATGCTATGTTTGCCGTCATTATGGGGTATTACATGGGTCGGGCCAAGTTCACGGATGGCAAGAAGAAACGTTGGTTTCTTATGCTTTCACTCGTCTTGCCATTCTTCTGGCATGCGCTTTACGATGTCATTATGAACACCATGGTGAATCATTGGTTGTGGTTCATTGCCCCACTGATGGCTGGTTTATGGTACGGAGCGATAGGCAAGATTACAAGGGCCAATAACCGTTCTCCTTTTCGATTTGTGAAGCGTGAGGAAGAGATTAAATTATAA
- a CDS encoding genetic competence negative regulator produces MKIERLSHDKIRIFLTFDDLSERGIQKEDMWQEIPKVHELFTEMMDQAYSELGFDATGPLAVEVFALPAQGMVVIVTRGKYDPQQYGSGHEDDLPEEVYEMEVTLEQSDSIVYAFKDFEVLVEAAHMLHQHVTDAGRLYSYNDKWFLHLEPDDVDSTKHAALIALLAEFGEGSSVTPAVMEEYGKVVMPEKAIEVICTHFKRQE; encoded by the coding sequence ATGAAAATAGAACGATTAAGTCACGATAAGATACGGATTTTCCTGACCTTTGACGATCTGAGCGAGCGCGGAATACAAAAAGAAGATATGTGGCAGGAAATACCTAAAGTTCATGAACTGTTCACTGAAATGATGGACCAGGCTTATTCCGAACTTGGATTTGATGCTACAGGTCCACTTGCAGTCGAAGTATTCGCACTTCCCGCTCAAGGGATGGTTGTCATTGTCACCCGGGGGAAATATGATCCGCAACAATATGGTTCAGGTCATGAGGATGATCTGCCTGAAGAAGTTTATGAGATGGAAGTTACACTGGAGCAAAGTGATTCCATCGTCTATGCATTCAAAGATTTTGAAGTGTTAGTTGAGGCTGCACATATGTTGCATCAGCACGTAACAGATGCAGGAAGACTCTATTCCTATAATGATAAGTGGTTTTTGCATTTGGAACCGGATGACGTGGATTCCACCAAACATGCTGCACTGATAGCGTTGCTCGCTGAGTTCGGTGAAGGATCTTCAGTTACTCCAGCAGTTATGGAAGAATACGGAAAAGTTGTTATGCCTGAAAAAGCGATTGAAGTTATCTGCACCCACTTCAAACGTCAAGAATAA
- a CDS encoding polysaccharide deacetylase family protein, producing MVRHIAALIMIACMLLSACGAKEQTSPEIARSSNESDTSSPNKQNGPTATGTEEAHSTDSQFPTDKTSDQETPGDDDTFLTEKENTNSTAGTEASTDNIEKTYHMNANYYIKPNDKTSENKVVLLTFDDGPKEEKMINALIDTLDKHEAKAIFFVNGYRVKSHPELLEIIHERGQVVGNHAWDHEDLKKMSTSVATKQVTDVQKIVKDTIGVEPQFFRPPFGSGNDALKATVKKNGMLYMTWSNGSLDWDKSTKNKPDKVIQNVLDQLNPGSNILMHELPWTVDALDELLTKLEKKGYTFVDPRSIELEAR from the coding sequence ATGGTTAGACACATCGCCGCCTTAATTATGATTGCATGCATGCTGTTGTCAGCGTGTGGAGCAAAAGAACAAACATCACCTGAAATCGCGAGGTCCAGCAACGAATCAGATACTTCTTCCCCGAACAAGCAGAACGGTCCAACTGCAACTGGCACAGAGGAAGCTCATTCCACTGATTCCCAGTTCCCAACGGATAAAACATCTGATCAGGAAACACCCGGTGATGACGATACGTTTCTAACAGAAAAGGAAAATACAAACAGCACAGCCGGTACAGAGGCATCCACAGATAATATTGAAAAAACGTACCACATGAACGCCAATTATTACATCAAGCCCAATGATAAAACGAGTGAAAACAAAGTGGTGTTGCTGACATTTGATGATGGCCCCAAAGAAGAAAAAATGATTAATGCTTTAATCGACACATTGGATAAACATGAAGCGAAAGCGATATTTTTTGTTAACGGATACCGAGTGAAGAGTCACCCAGAATTGCTAGAGATCATTCATGAACGTGGTCAAGTGGTAGGAAATCATGCGTGGGATCATGAGGATCTGAAAAAGATGTCCACCTCGGTAGCTACCAAACAGGTAACCGATGTTCAAAAGATTGTGAAAGATACGATTGGCGTGGAGCCCCAGTTCTTCCGTCCACCCTTCGGCTCAGGTAATGATGCTTTGAAAGCCACTGTCAAAAAAAACGGCATGTTATATATGACATGGTCTAATGGTTCACTGGACTGGGACAAGAGTACCAAAAACAAACCGGATAAAGTCATCCAGAATGTACTGGATCAATTAAACCCGGGTAGTAATATTTTGATGCATGAGCTGCCCTGGACTGTTGACGCACTCGATGAGTTGTTAACCAAACTGGAAAAGAAAGGCTACACTTTTGTCGACCCCCGCTCCATTGAATTGGAAGCACGCTAA
- a CDS encoding metallophosphoesterase — protein sequence MALVMWIWFVVVILAGIILLVHMWREAHLHHIVSEEVEVSNLPSSFDGSKILYLSDIHKRRLKQKDLEYLRNQVDWVIIGGDVAEKGISWPIVRHNMSLLSYIAPAYTVYGNHDKRAGTVQLERIFRDTGIQLLQDSTVYLHKGKSKLCLVGFDYRSGRGDSLLTELDTKDCKIAIVHDPLQALHLNEPVDLILSGHTHGGQLVMPGFGPVFLNKAYRSVSSGWFSLRKDGNDTEQEGKMLVSKGYGTNHLPFRLCCPAEMHIITLRMLSNKQP from the coding sequence ATGGCCTTGGTAATGTGGATCTGGTTTGTGGTCGTTATTTTGGCAGGGATTATCTTGCTGGTTCATATGTGGCGTGAGGCGCATCTTCACCACATTGTTTCCGAAGAGGTTGAAGTGTCGAATTTGCCGTCTTCTTTTGATGGGAGCAAAATCCTGTATTTATCGGATATCCATAAACGCAGACTGAAACAGAAGGATCTGGAGTACCTTCGCAATCAGGTTGACTGGGTTATCATTGGGGGAGATGTGGCAGAAAAAGGAATTTCATGGCCCATTGTCAGACATAACATGAGCTTATTATCATATATAGCTCCTGCATATACCGTGTATGGAAACCACGATAAAAGAGCAGGAACTGTACAGCTCGAACGGATATTCCGGGATACGGGCATTCAACTTTTGCAAGATTCTACCGTCTATCTTCATAAAGGCAAAAGCAAACTTTGCCTGGTTGGATTTGATTATCGTTCAGGGCGAGGGGATTCACTGCTTACAGAGCTGGATACCAAAGATTGCAAAATTGCTATCGTGCACGATCCCCTGCAGGCTCTTCATTTAAATGAACCAGTTGATCTGATATTAAGTGGTCACACGCATGGCGGACAATTGGTAATGCCTGGGTTTGGCCCCGTTTTTCTTAACAAAGCGTACCGCTCGGTATCTAGCGGATGGTTCTCTTTGAGAAAAGATGGTAATGATACCGAGCAGGAAGGCAAAATGCTGGTTAGCAAAGGATACGGAACAAATCATTTGCCGTTCAGACTTTGTTGTCCCGCAGAAATGCATATCATTACTTTGCGAATGCTCTCAAATAAACAGCCTTGA
- a CDS encoding type II CAAX endopeptidase family protein, with protein sequence MKKLKFPKFKIQKAEPQQLTERLLLINLYFTQGLTLIVGVVWILLQKRNLLDVFAWPDSYHFIWWGLGLAGIMLVMDLILSYVIPQESMDDGGINEMLFRQRPIWHIVCIAAIVAVCEELLFRGAIQYAIGPYWTSIIFAVIHIRYLRHWIPTGWVFVSSYGLGWIYLQSGTLWAPILCHFIIDLVSGLAIRFRRGS encoded by the coding sequence ATGAAAAAGTTGAAGTTTCCCAAGTTCAAGATTCAGAAGGCTGAACCACAGCAGCTTACCGAGCGCTTGCTCCTGATCAATCTATATTTTACACAAGGTTTAACTCTGATCGTTGGGGTTGTGTGGATTTTATTGCAGAAGCGAAATTTGTTGGATGTGTTTGCATGGCCTGACAGCTACCATTTTATATGGTGGGGACTTGGACTTGCTGGCATAATGCTTGTAATGGACTTGATTCTGTCCTATGTCATTCCTCAAGAAAGTATGGACGACGGGGGGATTAACGAGATGCTGTTTCGACAGCGTCCGATCTGGCATATTGTATGTATAGCAGCCATCGTTGCTGTCTGCGAAGAATTGTTATTTCGTGGAGCTATACAGTATGCGATAGGTCCCTACTGGACAAGTATTATATTTGCAGTGATCCACATCCGATATCTGCGGCATTGGATTCCAACAGGTTGGGTATTTGTCTCCAGTTACGGATTGGGTTGGATTTATTTGCAATCCGGCACATTATGGGCGCCAATATTATGTCATTTTATTATTGATTTGGTGTCTGGATTAGCGATACGTTTTCGGAGGGGATCATGA
- the serA gene encoding phosphoglycerate dehydrogenase — translation MYKVLVSDPISDLGIQQLVDANDVVVEKKTGLSEDELVAIIGNYDALLVRSQTRVTDRIMTAGTNLKVIGRAGVGVDNIDLEAATQRGIIVINAPDGNTITTCEHTFAMMMALARHIPQAYAKTIQGTWDRKTFLGVELRNKTLGVLGMGRIGSEVAKRAKAFGMDILAFDPFLTQERAEKLQVKLASVDDIIRNADFMTVHTPLTPETRHMISRPQFEVMKKGMRIINCARGGVVDELALVEAIDEGIVAGAAFDVFESEPPAADHPFLNHPSIIVTPHLGASTVEAQENVAIDVSEQVLHILRNEPFKNAVNMPAVAPTVMNKLQPYFKLGETLGSFAAQITQNAVQEIRIDYAGDLSEVDTSPLTRYIVKGILARHLGGEANIVNSMHLAKVRDLNVVVSQTSTTKGFTNLITVTLVTTQDSEERRVAGTLLAGYGERIVRLDKFPVDIAPEGHQILISHNDKPGIIGRVGTLLGQNDVNIASMQVGRKIIGGAAIMILTVDKEVPKDVLVQLAALPEINTAVEIVLH, via the coding sequence ATGTACAAAGTGTTAGTGTCGGACCCTATTAGTGATCTGGGTATCCAGCAACTGGTGGATGCAAATGATGTTGTTGTAGAGAAGAAAACAGGTCTTAGCGAAGATGAACTTGTTGCCATTATCGGCAATTATGATGCCCTTCTGGTTCGAAGCCAGACTCGTGTTACGGATCGTATTATGACTGCAGGTACAAATCTTAAAGTCATCGGACGTGCTGGTGTAGGTGTAGATAACATTGATCTGGAAGCTGCTACACAACGTGGTATCATTGTTATTAATGCTCCCGATGGTAACACCATTACGACATGTGAGCATACATTTGCCATGATGATGGCACTTGCGCGACACATTCCTCAAGCTTATGCCAAAACCATTCAAGGTACTTGGGATCGCAAAACCTTCCTTGGTGTGGAATTAAGAAACAAAACACTGGGTGTACTCGGTATGGGACGAATTGGGAGTGAAGTTGCAAAACGAGCGAAAGCGTTCGGTATGGACATTCTTGCATTCGATCCGTTCCTCACACAAGAGCGTGCTGAAAAACTGCAAGTTAAACTGGCCAGCGTGGATGACATCATTCGCAATGCCGACTTCATGACTGTACACACACCATTGACACCTGAAACACGCCATATGATTTCCCGTCCACAATTTGAAGTCATGAAAAAGGGAATGCGTATTATCAACTGTGCCCGCGGTGGAGTTGTTGATGAACTGGCACTTGTAGAAGCCATTGATGAAGGTATCGTTGCTGGTGCAGCATTTGACGTTTTCGAGAGCGAGCCGCCAGCTGCTGATCACCCGTTCCTGAATCACCCAAGCATTATTGTTACACCTCACCTGGGTGCATCCACAGTAGAAGCTCAAGAAAACGTAGCTATTGATGTATCAGAACAAGTACTGCACATCCTGCGCAATGAACCGTTCAAAAACGCAGTTAACATGCCAGCTGTGGCTCCAACAGTAATGAACAAATTACAGCCGTACTTTAAACTGGGCGAAACACTGGGTAGCTTCGCGGCTCAGATCACTCAAAATGCGGTTCAGGAAATTCGGATCGATTATGCTGGAGACCTGTCTGAAGTGGATACTTCCCCTTTAACTCGTTACATTGTAAAAGGGATTCTGGCAAGACATCTAGGTGGAGAAGCCAATATTGTCAACTCCATGCATTTAGCTAAAGTGCGGGATCTCAATGTAGTGGTTAGCCAAACATCGACTACCAAAGGATTTACAAATCTGATTACCGTTACACTTGTAACGACTCAGGATTCCGAGGAGCGCCGTGTTGCGGGCACATTGCTTGCCGGTTACGGAGAACGAATCGTGCGTCTTGACAAATTCCCAGTGGATATTGCTCCGGAAGGTCACCAAATTCTAATCTCGCATAATGACAAACCAGGTATTATCGGACGAGTGGGAACCTTGCTCGGACAAAACGATGTGAACATCGCATCAATGCAAGTTGGTCGGAAAATTATCGGTGGAGCTGCTATTATGATTCTGACAGTTGACAAGGAAGTTCCGAAAGATGTTCTTGTACAGCTCGCTGCTCTTCCAGAAATCAATACAGCCGTTGAAATTGTACTCCATTAA
- a CDS encoding BclA C-terminal domain-containing protein, which yields MLAGAGPTGITGATGVGLSGIVPFDPSVAPTYPAGQVVTFNGNTFIADVASPTGTPGTSPDYTLLAGAGATGETGATGVSVTGSTGATGATGVTGATGVGVSGSTGATGATGATGGIGDTGVTGATGVAGDTGITGVTGVGVTGSTGAIGATGVTGVTGATGDTGVTGATGVGVSGSTGATGATGASITSNSAYAENTSGTIVVILGGTLIPLPNNQNIGTGITVNGANDTFTLTNAGRYYISYKINLTAALAIQSRILLNGTAIPASVVSPTLSISQLQSDFIVTVTAGSTIQFQLFGLIGTAVLSPPGATLNIIQLS from the coding sequence TTGCTTGCAGGCGCCGGACCTACGGGAATAACAGGTGCCACCGGCGTAGGACTAAGCGGCATAGTACCGTTTGACCCATCAGTAGCGCCAACGTATCCAGCTGGTCAGGTGGTAACGTTCAATGGTAATACGTTCATTGCAGATGTGGCGTCGCCAACCGGAACACCGGGCACTTCGCCAGACTATACCTTGCTTGCCGGAGCAGGAGCAACGGGGGAAACTGGAGCTACGGGAGTAAGTGTGACTGGCAGTACAGGAGCCACCGGGGCAACAGGAGTTACTGGAGCGACAGGTGTTGGTGTAAGTGGAAGTACAGGAGCTACAGGAGCTACAGGAGCCACAGGAGGCATAGGGGATACAGGAGTTACGGGGGCAACTGGGGTCGCTGGAGATACGGGAATTACCGGAGTCACCGGGGTCGGTGTAACTGGAAGTACAGGAGCCATCGGCGCAACAGGAGTCACCGGAGTCACTGGGGCCACTGGAGATACGGGAGTCACGGGAGCCACCGGCGTTGGTGTAAGTGGAAGTACAGGTGCAACAGGAGCAACAGGAGCTTCCATAACTTCCAATTCAGCTTACGCAGAAAACACGAGTGGTACGATTGTTGTAATATTAGGTGGTACACTTATTCCATTGCCGAATAACCAAAATATAGGAACTGGCATAACGGTCAATGGGGCGAATGACACCTTCACTCTTACAAATGCAGGCCGTTATTATATCTCTTACAAAATAAATCTGACAGCTGCACTCGCTATTCAATCTCGAATTTTGCTTAACGGGACCGCCATTCCGGCAAGTGTAGTATCTCCAACCCTTTCAATTAGTCAGTTGCAATCTGACTTTATTGTGACTGTTACCGCCGGTTCAACAATCCAGTTTCAATTATTTGGGCTTATTGGTACAGCTGTTCTATCTCCTCCGGGGGCGACACTAAACATTATTCAGTTAAGTTAA
- a CDS encoding collagen-like repeat preface domain-containing protein, with amino-acid sequence MPDERKRVNIKAFLEGRSFRAGSLFIPITSSEVEQFQSILSSLTVTIPVAVSQPTAAHILALQNSLRNLLFFVNTTSFRPGVKAELQSVLELTIAGSEVVPVAVINLVGNLQNLLDDLLSVTLLLEVSPDEKDKLVGLIRSISISLSRATSSFGTPGTPGPPGPPEVPGVPGVPGPAGPGGTAGPIGPVGPQGVPGPQGLPGVGLYDISVFDSAQAPGYVQGQVVLYNGSLYVVNVNGPTGLPGSSPDYTLFVSGGTTGATGAGLTGSVPFDQALAPTYPAGQVVTFNGSTYITNVASPTGTPGTSPDYMLLAGAGPTGVTGATGIGLDGAVQVVIFNGSTYITNVSSPTGTPGSIHCLQAPDLRE; translated from the coding sequence ATGCCTGATGAAAGAAAACGGGTTAATATTAAGGCTTTTCTGGAAGGAAGATCGTTTCGAGCGGGATCACTATTTATTCCAATAACATCCAGTGAAGTGGAGCAGTTTCAGTCTATTTTGAGCTCTCTCACTGTGACTATTCCGGTCGCGGTCAGCCAGCCTACTGCGGCCCATATTTTGGCTTTACAAAACAGTTTACGGAATTTACTCTTTTTTGTTAATACTACCAGTTTTCGTCCTGGGGTGAAAGCAGAGCTGCAATCTGTGTTGGAACTCACAATAGCAGGTTCTGAAGTTGTGCCGGTAGCGGTCATCAATTTGGTGGGTAATTTACAAAATCTACTAGATGATTTATTAAGCGTCACATTGCTTCTGGAAGTTTCACCTGACGAAAAAGATAAACTGGTCGGATTGATTCGATCCATATCCATATCTTTAAGTCGTGCCACAAGTTCGTTTGGTACACCCGGAACCCCTGGTCCTCCAGGTCCACCAGAAGTGCCAGGTGTACCCGGGGTGCCTGGTCCAGCCGGGCCAGGAGGAACAGCTGGACCCATAGGTCCTGTAGGTCCCCAAGGCGTACCAGGTCCGCAGGGGTTGCCAGGAGTTGGACTGTATGATATCTCCGTGTTTGATTCAGCTCAGGCACCTGGTTATGTGCAAGGTCAAGTGGTTTTGTATAATGGCAGTCTTTATGTTGTTAATGTGAATGGACCCACGGGTTTACCGGGAAGTTCACCAGACTACACGTTGTTTGTGTCAGGCGGAACAACGGGGGCAACAGGTGCAGGTTTAACGGGCTCGGTTCCGTTTGATCAGGCGCTTGCACCAACATATCCAGCGGGTCAAGTCGTAACATTCAATGGTAGTACCTATATTACAAATGTGGCTTCTCCAACGGGGACTCCAGGAACATCTCCTGACTATATGCTTTTGGCTGGTGCAGGACCTACCGGTGTTACAGGAGCAACAGGCATAGGATTGGATGGAGCAGTTCAAGTCGTAATATTTAACGGCAGTACTTATATTACGAATGTATCTTCACCAACAGGAACTCCGGGTTCTATACATTGCTTGCAGGCGCCGGACCTACGGGAATAA
- a CDS encoding IS4 family transposase: MNSYAISLKDKLTSLIREMSLAPAPYVRNAENDFTRKKKLPFETVMHLLISMGGNSLYKELLESQGYDVNTATTSAFVQQRNKILPSAVEFLFHQFTQSYTDIKDYRGYRLLAVDGSDLHIATDSSDTDTYFQNAPGTKGYNLLHLNAAYDLCNRLYVDAVVQPRRLCNEGRALATMVDRSPIQGKTIVIADRGYESYNNFAHLERKGWSYVIRVKDLNSKGILSGLHLPSGGEFDTNVHLTLTKKQTKEIKAQPEKYKFVPSTSTFDFLDLQENLYYPIFFRVVRFVLPTGDYETVITNLSADDFPPDALKSIYHLRWGIETSFRALKYTVGLTNFHAKKQESIVQEIFARMILYNFAEMVTSHVIISQMDKQHLYQVNFTVAVHVCRYFLRSRDEEPPPDVEALIRKNILPIRPHRPGQENKRKIRWKSVVSFVYRVA; this comes from the coding sequence ATGAATTCGTACGCAATTTCGCTAAAAGACAAGTTGACATCCCTCATACGAGAAATGTCTCTCGCGCCCGCACCTTATGTTAGAAACGCGGAAAACGATTTTACCCGAAAGAAAAAGTTGCCTTTTGAAACGGTAATGCATCTTCTCATCTCTATGGGAGGCAACAGCCTGTACAAGGAGCTTCTGGAATCCCAAGGCTATGATGTGAACACCGCAACCACTTCTGCTTTTGTCCAGCAGCGGAATAAAATTCTGCCGTCTGCTGTGGAGTTCTTGTTTCACCAATTTACGCAATCCTACACGGATATCAAGGACTACCGCGGGTATCGGTTACTTGCCGTTGACGGTTCGGATTTGCATATCGCTACGGACTCGTCAGACACGGATACCTACTTTCAAAATGCGCCTGGGACGAAAGGCTACAACCTGTTGCACTTGAACGCTGCCTATGACTTATGCAACCGACTATATGTAGATGCGGTCGTCCAGCCGCGAAGATTGTGCAACGAGGGAAGGGCGCTCGCCACGATGGTGGATCGTTCTCCCATTCAGGGAAAAACCATTGTCATTGCTGACCGGGGCTATGAAAGCTACAACAATTTCGCACATTTGGAACGCAAGGGGTGGAGCTATGTCATTCGGGTAAAGGATCTGAATTCAAAGGGGATTCTTTCAGGCTTACACTTGCCTTCTGGGGGAGAATTTGATACGAACGTGCATCTGACACTTACCAAAAAGCAAACCAAAGAGATTAAGGCTCAGCCTGAGAAGTATAAGTTCGTCCCATCCACCTCTACCTTTGATTTTTTGGATCTGCAGGAGAATCTGTATTACCCGATTTTCTTTCGGGTTGTTCGTTTTGTACTGCCAACGGGCGATTATGAAACCGTCATTACAAATCTTTCAGCCGATGATTTTCCGCCGGATGCACTGAAATCTATTTATCACCTGCGCTGGGGCATTGAAACTTCTTTCAGGGCACTAAAATACACTGTGGGTCTGACCAATTTTCACGCCAAAAAGCAAGAGTCCATCGTCCAAGAGATATTCGCAAGAATGATCCTGTACAATTTTGCTGAAATGGTGACCTCGCACGTCATCATTTCGCAAATGGATAAACAGCACCTATACCAAGTAAACTTTACGGTTGCTGTTCATGTGTGTAGGTACTTTCTGCGCTCAAGGGACGAAGAACCCCCGCCTGATGTTGAAGCACTGATTCGCAAGAACATATTGCCCATTCGACCCCATCGACCAGGACAGGAGAATAAGCGAAAAATCCGCTGGAAATCAGTCGTTAGCTTCGTATACAGAGTAGCATAA